One genomic region from Anopheles bellator chromosome 2, idAnoBellAS_SP24_06.2, whole genome shotgun sequence encodes:
- the LOC131208466 gene encoding large ribosomal subunit protein uL22, giving the protein MGRYAKEPDNASKSCKSRGSNLRVHFKNTRETALAIKRMPLRRAQRFLKNVVDKKECVPFRRFNGGVGRCAQAKHWGTSVGRWPKKSAEFLLQLLKNAEANADYKGLDVDRLVIDHIQVNRAPCLRRRTYRAHGRINPYMSSPCHIELSLTEKEDVVTKAADNGEPAKKKLSKKKMQRQKEKMMRNE; this is encoded by the exons ATGGGTCGTTACGCGAAGGAACCTGATAATGCTTCTAAATCTTGTAAATCTCGTGGTTCGAACCTACGAGTACATTTCAAG AACACCCGCGAAACAGCACTAGCAATTAAGCGCATGCCTCTGCGTCGTGCCCAACGTTTCCTGAAAAACGTTGTGGACAAGAAGGAGTGTGTTCCTTTCCGTCGTTTCAACGGTGGTGTGGGTCGTTGCGCCCAGGCTAAGCACTGGGGTACCTCCGTCGGTCGCTGGCCGAAGAAATCGGCTGAATTCTTGCTGCAGCTGCTCAAGAATGCCGAGGCTAATGCGGACTACAAAGGTTTGGATGTCGACCGTCTAGTGATCGACCACATTCAGGTTAACCGTGCTCCGTGTCTACGACGCCGCACGTACCGCGCCCACGGTCGCATCAATCCGTACATGTCGTCGCCGTGCCACATTGAGCTGTCGCTTACGGAGAAAGAAGATGTTGTCACCAAGGCCGCCGACAATGGAGAGccagcgaagaagaagctgtcGAAGAAAAAGATGCAGCGGCAAAAGGAGAAAATGATGCGCAACGAGTAA
- the LOC131209884 gene encoding NAD-dependent protein deacetylase Sirt6 — protein sequence MSCNYAEGLSKYENKGILGVPEIFDSPELVDEKCEQLADMILNSSHTVFHTGAGISTSAGIPDFRGPKGVWTLEEKGEKPTINMAFEDAVPTKTHMALKALIDSGHVHYIVSQNIDGLHLRSGLSRDYLSELHGNMFVETCTKCRKEYIRSTPAPTVGKKRTGNVCIRSGNGRACRGGNLIDNVLDWEHDLPENDLQVAFMHSAMADLNVCLGTTLQIVPSGDLPLKNKKYGGKLVICNLQPTKHLT from the exons ATGTCTTGCAATTATGCCGAAGGCCTGTCGAAGTACGAAAATAAGGGGATACTTGGTGTGCCGGAA ATATTTGATAGCCCCGAGTTGGTGGACGAAAAATGTGAACAGCTTGCAGATATGATATTGAATTCCAGCCACACCGTATTTCATACTGGTGCCGGCATTAGCACAAGTGCTGGGATTCCCGATTTCCGTGGACCCAAAGGCGTTTGGACTTTGGAAGAGAAAGGCGAGAAACCAACAATCAATATGGCCTTTGAGGATGCCGTACCCACAAAGACACATATGGCTTTGAAGGCGCTTATCGATTCCGGCCATGTCCATTATATCGTGAGCCAAAACATTGACGGTCTGCATCTGCGGTCTGGACTGTCTAGAGATTACCTATCTGAACTGCACGGAAACATGTTTGTAGAAACGTGCACCAAGTGCCGCAAAGAGTATATTCGAAGCACACCGGCTCCCACGGTTGGCAAAAAACGCACCGGTAACGTATGCATCCGATCCGGAAACGGTCGCGCTTGTCGCGGTGGAAATTTAATAGACAATGTTCTGGACTGGGAGCATGATCTTCCCGAGAATGATCTTCAAGTTGCTTTCATGCATTCCGCTATGGCTGATCTGAACGTATGCCTCGGAACAACGCTACAAATCGTGCCGAGTGGAGATCttccattgaaaaataaaaaatatgggGGAAAATTGGTTATTTGCAATCTGCAACCGACGAAACAC CTGACATGA